The following nucleotide sequence is from Chryseobacterium sp. CY350.
AAAGACTGGATTCATACATTTAGTGATGAAAAAAATGGGTTTAAACGTTCGAATTATAAAACCACCACTCAATTTGATACCAACGCTTCTGATGAAGATAAAAAAGTAGCATTAGATGGCTGGTTTGATACTACAATGCCCGATATTAATCAGAAAAATCCTCTGGTCTTAAAATATTTAACCCAAAATGCGATCTGGTGGATCGAATATGCAGAGTTGGGAGGTTTCCGTGTAGACACTTATCCTTACAACGATAAGGAAGCAATGGCAAAGTGGGCGAAAGCCATCACTGATGAATATCCGAAATTTAATATCGTTGGAGAAACCTGGCTCAATACGGCAGGTCACATTTCTGCCTGGCAGAAAGATTCTAAAACGGGAGAAGCGGCGAATTACAATTCGAATCTTCCCTCTGTGATGGATTTTATGCTGTATGGAGATTTACCTAAAGCTTTAAACGAAAAAGAAGGTTGGGACACAGGAATGAATAGACTATACAATACAATGTCTAGCGATTTTCTTTATCCGGATATTAATAATGTAATGGTTTTCTTTGAAAATCATGATACAGAAAGATGGAACGAGATTTTTAATTCTGATCCGAAAAGTTACAAAATGGCCATGTCGATCATCTCAACCATTCGCGGAATTCCACAAATTTATTACGGAACTGAGATCGGGATGCGTGGCAACAAAAACAAAGGTGGCGATGCAGATATCCGAAGAGATTTTCCCGGCGGCTGGAAGTCTGATAAGCAAAATGCTTTGAATCCTTCGACACAGACGCCTGAGCAGAAAGAATTTTATCAGTTTACTCAGAAATTATTAAACTGGAGAAAAGGAAAGGAGGTGATTCATAGCGGAAAAACTAAAAATTTCGTTCCTCAAAATAATGTTTTTGTGTATTTTAGATACAATGAAAAAGAAACAGTTATGGTTGTCACAAACAGCAATGATAAAGAAGAGGCTTTAGATTTAAAACGTTTTTCAGAAGCGATAAAATCTTCAATAAAAGGAAAAGATGTAATTTCAGGAAAAGAGATTTCGTTACAAAACAGTTTATCAGTTCCTGCAAAAACTACGATGATTATTGAGCTCAACTAAATCAAAAAGCGCATAAATATTTTCACAAGTTTCACAACTCATTATTTTCATTTGTGTAAAAATTATGCTATTTGTCTTAATAAATATTAGATCTACTATGAAAAAGAAAACAATATTCTTTACCTTCCTGTTATTTGTATTGAGTTTTACATCATTTTCGGCTCAGTCGAAATTTGAAAATGAAAAAATTGAAATTGGAAATATGCTCGATGCTTTCAATGTCGCTGCAGCAAAAGCAGATTACAAAAATTATTTCGATTTTTTCGCCGAAGAATCCACTTTTATCGGAACAGATGCGACCGAAGTCTGGAATAAAAAAGAATTTATGATCTGGGCAAAACCACATTTCGATAAAAAGAAAACTTGGAATTTCAGTTCATTAAAAAGAAATATCTATTTCAGCGAAGATGGTAAACTGGCTTGGTTTGATGAGTTGCTTGATACTCAAATGAAAATCTGCCGCGGTTCAGGAGTTGTAGAAAAAATCAACGGAGCTTGGAAGGTGAAGCAGTATGTGCTTTCTGTGACCGTTCCCAATGATGTTGTGGATAAAGTGGTGTTGGAAAAATCGCCAATTGAAGATGCTCTCATTGAAAAATTAAAATCAAAAAAATAAACAAAAAACACAATGTCAAAAAAACTAAAACCAAATCTTTCTATGTCTCAAATCATCAATATGAGCATGGGCTTTTTGGGAATTCAGATGGCTTTCGGGCTTCAAAATGGTAACGCAAGCCGCATTCTTGGGAACTTCGGTGCAGATGTTCATGAGCTTTCCTGGTTTTGGCTGGTTGCGCCGATCACAGGTTTGATCGTTCAGCCAATCATCGGTCATATGGGCGACAACACTTGGAGTCCGCTGGGAAGAAGAAAACCTTATTTCTTAATCGGTGCAATTCTTTGCGCTATCGGATTGGTTTTACTTCCGAATGCAG
It contains:
- a CDS encoding glycoside hydrolase family 13 protein — protein: MKKIYTIFALSAASVAFAQIQKVEPAFWWKGMKNPELQILVYGKDIANNEIELSDGIKPKGIQKVENPNYVFVMINTDEITVPQFKINLKKGKKNIGSYTYELKQRNPNSASRESFSSKDLMYLIMPDRFANGDEKNDSTPDLIEEANRSLPNGRHGGDLKGIINNLDYIQNLGATAVWLTPVNQDNEKAYTYHGYAQTDLYKIDSRYGSNEDYRELSRKLNARKMMLVMDYVTNHWGVSHWMIKDLPTKDWIHTFSDEKNGFKRSNYKTTTQFDTNASDEDKKVALDGWFDTTMPDINQKNPLVLKYLTQNAIWWIEYAELGGFRVDTYPYNDKEAMAKWAKAITDEYPKFNIVGETWLNTAGHISAWQKDSKTGEAANYNSNLPSVMDFMLYGDLPKALNEKEGWDTGMNRLYNTMSSDFLYPDINNVMVFFENHDTERWNEIFNSDPKSYKMAMSIISTIRGIPQIYYGTEIGMRGNKNKGGDADIRRDFPGGWKSDKQNALNPSTQTPEQKEFYQFTQKLLNWRKGKEVIHSGKTKNFVPQNNVFVYFRYNEKETVMVVTNSNDKEEALDLKRFSEAIKSSIKGKDVISGKEISLQNSLSVPAKTTMIIELN
- a CDS encoding nuclear transport factor 2 family protein; translation: MKKKTIFFTFLLFVLSFTSFSAQSKFENEKIEIGNMLDAFNVAAAKADYKNYFDFFAEESTFIGTDATEVWNKKEFMIWAKPHFDKKKTWNFSSLKRNIYFSEDGKLAWFDELLDTQMKICRGSGVVEKINGAWKVKQYVLSVTVPNDVVDKVVLEKSPIEDALIEKLKSKK